In the genome of Gemmatimonadota bacterium, the window TACACGGCTTCGAGCTGTCGGCCGCGTACGACCTGGCGCGCGGCGGCGGTGCCGGACTCGAGCTCCCCCTCCGGCTGGCCTATTCGTACACCCGGGCGGAGTTCAGGACGTCGTTCCAGAGCGAGTTCGAGCCCTGGGGCATGGTTCGCGCCGGCGATCTGCTCCCCTACCTGCCGGCGCATCAGCTCCAGGCGAGCCTGGCCCTCGAGTACCTGCCCTGGGCGGTTCGCCTCGAGGGAAGCTACACCAGCCGCGCGCGCACCGTCGCCGGGCGGGGTCCGATTCCACCGGGGCAGGGGACGGACGCGGACCTGGTGGTCAACCTGAGCGGCGACTACAGGGTAGTACCGTGGGGGACCGTGTACGCGGCCGTGCAGAACCTGACGGACGCCACCTACGTGGCGGCGCGCCGGCCGGCAGGCGCGCGTCCCGGGCTGCCCCGTACCATCGTGGCCGGCGTGCGGCTCAACCGCTGAAGGCGGCGGCGGCAAGCCGAGTCATGTTGCGGAGGCCCCATGCAGGATGTCACCAGGAAGCGGCTGTGGCGCAAGCTGGAGGCGCTGCCCGACGAGCAGCTCTACCAGGTGCTGGACTACATCGAGTTCCTGCAGTCCAGGTACGCGCCCGATCGCGCCCCTGAGCCCACCGGGTTCCAGCGCTTTGCCGAGCGTTTCGAGGATCGCCTGCGCGCTCGCGCGCTGCTGCCGCGGGCGATGAGCGGGGCCATGAAGCTGCTGGGCGCAACCGGCCACATGCTGGAAGGTGTCGCGGAGGTGGGGCGACATTTGCTCTCCCCTGGGGGCGCCGGTGCCGGGCAGGGCGCGCCCTCGGCGACTCGGGCGCCGGCCCGCGAACCCGCCGCGAGTACTCCCGTCCAGCAGGCGGCTCCGCCCGATGCGGGTCCGGCGCCGGCAGGAGACGGAGGCGAAGACCGGGCCGTGAGCGGGGCCGGCTAGCGGATGGCGGCGCGCTTCAGGCGATGGGGGCATCGCAGCGCGCGCGGCGTCGTTATCCCCCTGCTCCGGCAGCTCCCGGCGTTCCTCAAGCTGCTATACCGGCTGTTCCGCGACCGCCGCGTGTCCCCCTGGGATAAGGCCCTGGTCGCCGCCGTCATTGCCTACATCCTCACACCTGCGGACCTGCTTCCCGACATCCTCTTCCCCCTCGGCTTCGTGGACGACCTCTATCTGCTCGGCCTCGCCCTCGACCGCCTCCTCGCCGGCGCCGGACGCCGTGTGCTTCTGGACCACTGGGAGGGCTCCCCGCGGAGCCTCCGCCTGCTCGTCCAGGAGCTGGACCAGATCGGGGCGCTCTTGCCCCGCCCCGTGCGGCGGCTGCTTCGCGGCCGCCTCCGGCCCTGAGCCAGCTCGCCTGCCTCTTGGAGGCTGAGTTCGAACGAGAGAGGGTGGGTCAGGATGTCCCCGGGCTTGACACAAATGCCCCCCTGCCCCCTGCCCTCCCGGGGACGCTTGACAGGCGGCGT includes:
- a CDS encoding DUF2281 domain-containing protein, translating into MQDVTRKRLWRKLEALPDEQLYQVLDYIEFLQSRYAPDRAPEPTGFQRFAERFEDRLRARALLPRAMSGAMKLLGATGHMLEGVAEVGRHLLSPGGAGAGQGAPSATRAPAREPAASTPVQQAAPPDAGPAPAGDGGEDRAVSGAG
- a CDS encoding DUF1232 domain-containing protein, whose translation is MAARFRRWGHRSARGVVIPLLRQLPAFLKLLYRLFRDRRVSPWDKALVAAVIAYILTPADLLPDILFPLGFVDDLYLLGLALDRLLAGAGRRVLLDHWEGSPRSLRLLVQELDQIGALLPRPVRRLLRGRLRP